In the genome of Pediococcus claussenii ATCC BAA-344, one region contains:
- a CDS encoding DNA-3-methyladenine glycosylase I, with protein sequence MVESDGVQEYHKRFGHPTHNDTELFELLTVGIFQAGLSWKASASKLPVFRQVFFNFDIKKVAALNPEDLSIPMNNPDMIHNNRKIKAVIIDARAVLKVQSEFGSFSKYLWSFTDNQPKLVDGALEDQLANNQSFIQNIVKDLKRRGFTFVGPIVTMMFLRAAGIVQSVN encoded by the coding sequence ATGGTCGAATCAGATGGCGTGCAAGAATATCACAAGCGTTTTGGGCATCCAACCCATAACGATACAGAATTATTTGAGTTATTAACTGTTGGCATTTTTCAAGCAGGTCTCAGTTGGAAGGCTTCGGCTAGCAAATTACCTGTATTTCGCCAAGTTTTCTTTAACTTTGATATTAAAAAAGTTGCAGCACTAAATCCTGAAGATCTTTCTATTCCTATGAACAACCCTGATATGATTCACAATAATCGTAAAATAAAAGCTGTTATTATTGATGCTCGGGCTGTCCTCAAAGTTCAATCAGAATTTGGGTCATTTTCCAAGTACCTATGGAGCTTTACCGATAACCAACCTAAATTAGTTGATGGCGCACTTGAAGATCAACTTGCAAATAACCAATCATTCATTCAAAACATTGTAAAAGATCTTAAAAGACGTGGTTTTACCTTTGTCGGACCAATTGTTACCATG
- a CDS encoding LBP_cg2779 family protein yields the protein MDDVTNLAEEIIKYQRENDLTDADVAFGTHLSVEKIHRIKNNSYTPTDDDLRRIKEFIR from the coding sequence ATGGATGATGTAACAAATTTGGCAGAAGAAATCATTAAATATCAACGCGAAAATGATTTGACAGATGCTGATGTGGCATTTGGCACACATTTATCAGTAGAGAAGATTCATCGCATTAAAAACAATTCGTATACACCTACAGATGATGATTTGAGGCGCATTAAAGAATTTATACGCTAA